One genomic region from Siniperca chuatsi isolate FFG_IHB_CAS linkage group LG18, ASM2008510v1, whole genome shotgun sequence encodes:
- the LOC122865616 gene encoding AN1-type zinc finger protein 5-like yields MAQETNQSPVPMLCPTGCGFYGNPRTNGMCSVCHKEHLSRQNNGGVSSLSTVGSSSGPTAEASAIQRLEATLNNAAAAAVAAAEVAAEAAASAEAVATEALSGVSTTISVTQQMTEMSLSCEEKGVSRSKVELTEPVLSQPTFSTSHPSTAGSEDYKAPEPPKPKKNRCFMCRKKVGLTGFDCRCGNLFCGLHRYSDKHNCPYDYKAEAADKIRKENPVVVADKIQRI; encoded by the exons ATGGCCCAGGAAACCAATCAGAGCCCAGTTCCTATGCTCTGCCCCACCGGCTGTGGTTTCTATGGCAACCCTAGGACTAATGGCATGTGCTCTGTGTGCCACAAGGAGCACCTGTCAAGACAGAACAATGGAGGAGTCAGTTCTTTGAGTACTGTGG gcagcagcagtggcCCCACAGCTGAGGCTTCTGCCATCCAGAGGTTAGAGGCCACTTTGAataatgctgcagctgctgcagtcgCTGCTGCAGAGGTGGCAGCTGAGGCCGCCGCCTCTGCTGAGGCTGTTGCCACCGAGGCTCTCAG TGGGGTTTCAACTACCATTTCTGTAACACAACAGATGACTGAGATGAGTCTCTCCTGTGAGGAGAAAGGTGTATCAAGGAGCAAAGTAGAACTCACAGAGCCAG TATTGAGTCAGCCCACATTCTCAACCTCCCATCCCTCCACTGCTGGCAGTGAGGACTACAAAGCCCCAGAGCCCCCAAAACCCAAGAAGAATCGATGCTTTATGTGCCGCAAAAAGGTTGGCCTTACAG GTTTTGACTGCCGCTGTGGGAATCTGTTCTGTGGACTTCACCGTTATTCCGATAAGCATAACTGTCCGTACGACTACAAAGCTGAAGCTGCTGACAAGATTCGCAAAGAGAACCCCGTGGTTGTTGCTGACAAGATCCAGAGAATATGA